Proteins encoded together in one Chryseobacterium sp. G0201 window:
- a CDS encoding TerC/Alx family metal homeostasis membrane protein gives MEQHQSILELHPGLVWGFAITVVIMLLLDLGVFNKKSHEVSSKEATIWSVVWISLSMIFSGVVYWVYNSDLGPGSHALAVEKFTQYQAAYWVEKALSVDNLFVFILVFGFFKVPKHLHHKVLFWGIIGALIFRAIFIFAGVGLINLTYLPEMTIFGQAVTINVVMTLFGIFLIYAGIKSWGGGDDGDDEDFGDSAGAKLIKSFWKVSDNYDKDKFFTVQNGIKMATPLLVVVAVIEFTDVLFAVDSIPAIFAISNDPFILYTSNIFAILGLRSLYFLLANFIHMFSKLPYGLAIILSFIGVKMLIAPWIHISSPVSLGIVGGVLVISVLLSIMFPDKDDEKDKIED, from the coding sequence GTGGAACAACATCAAAGTATTTTAGAACTGCACCCTGGTTTGGTGTGGGGGTTTGCGATAACGGTTGTTATCATGTTACTTCTGGATTTAGGAGTTTTCAACAAAAAAAGCCACGAAGTTTCTTCGAAAGAAGCCACGATCTGGTCCGTGGTGTGGATTTCATTATCAATGATCTTCTCAGGAGTGGTGTATTGGGTTTACAATTCAGATTTAGGTCCGGGAAGTCATGCACTAGCAGTTGAAAAATTTACACAATACCAAGCGGCTTATTGGGTCGAAAAAGCCCTTTCGGTAGATAATTTATTCGTATTTATCCTTGTTTTTGGGTTCTTTAAAGTTCCAAAGCACCTTCACCATAAAGTATTGTTTTGGGGGATTATCGGAGCATTAATATTCAGAGCGATATTTATTTTTGCCGGAGTTGGTCTTATCAATTTAACGTATTTACCTGAAATGACGATTTTTGGTCAGGCGGTTACTATCAATGTTGTAATGACCTTGTTCGGAATCTTCCTAATTTACGCAGGAATAAAATCATGGGGTGGCGGAGATGACGGAGACGATGAAGATTTCGGCGATTCTGCAGGTGCAAAATTGATCAAAAGCTTCTGGAAAGTTTCTGATAATTACGACAAAGACAAGTTCTTCACCGTTCAAAACGGAATCAAAATGGCGACACCTCTTTTGGTGGTAGTTGCGGTTATCGAGTTTACAGACGTTCTTTTCGCGGTAGATTCAATTCCTGCGATTTTTGCGATCTCAAATGACCCGTTTATCCTTTATACATCGAATATCTTTGCCATTTTAGGTCTTAGATCATTGTATTTCTTGTTGGCGAATTTTATTCACATGTTCAGCAAGTTACCGTATGGTTTAGCAATTATCTTATCTTTCATCGGAGTGAAAATGCTAATTGCACCGTGGATACACATTTCATCACCAGTTTCATTAGGAATTGTGGGTGGAGTATTGGTGATCTCGGTTCTGTTATCAATTATGTTTCCTGACAAAGACGACGAAAAAGATAAAATAGAAGATTAA
- a CDS encoding TerD family protein → MAINLQKGQRINLTKENGTALTQACVGINWGAIEKKGFFGGVTREAVDLDGSCILYDSNKNATEVIYFGNLKSKNGSVKHSGDDLTGDVNGDDGLDNEVITVDFSQLDAGVEHVALVLNSYRGQDFGTIPFASIRIYEGTPTNVREVFAKYDIANDASFKGHVAMVMGVFYKRNGEWKFNAIGDPTADKKLEDTIKTVQQKYL, encoded by the coding sequence ATGGCTATTAACTTACAAAAAGGTCAAAGAATAAACCTTACGAAGGAAAACGGTACAGCTCTTACGCAGGCTTGTGTTGGGATCAACTGGGGTGCAATTGAGAAAAAAGGTTTCTTCGGAGGAGTTACAAGAGAAGCGGTAGACTTAGATGGAAGCTGTATTTTATACGATTCAAATAAAAACGCAACTGAAGTAATTTATTTCGGAAACCTAAAGTCTAAAAACGGTTCTGTAAAGCACAGCGGAGATGATTTAACAGGTGACGTAAACGGAGATGACGGTCTTGATAACGAAGTTATTACTGTTGATTTCAGTCAGTTGGATGCTGGTGTAGAGCATGTTGCATTAGTTTTAAACAGTTATAGAGGTCAGGACTTCGGAACAATTCCTTTTGCTTCGATCAGAATTTACGAAGGAACTCCAACAAACGTTAGAGAAGTTTTTGCTAAATATGACATCGCAAATGATGCATCCTTTAAAGGTCACGTTGCCATGGTAATGGGGGTTTTCTACAAGAGAAACGGAGAGTGGAAATTCAACGCGATCGGAGATCCTACTGCAGACAAAAAATTAGAAGATACAATTAAGACTGTTCAGCAGAAATATTTGTAA